One genomic region from Drosophila busckii strain San Diego stock center, stock number 13000-0081.31 chromosome 3R, ASM1175060v1, whole genome shotgun sequence encodes:
- the LOC108603392 gene encoding protein mini spindles isoform X5: MAEDTEYKKLPVEERCVHKLWKARVDGYEEAAKLFRELDDEKSPEWSKYAGLIKKMIVDSNALAQEKGLEAALIFVENSGLAGRTVGDVMTGIVQKCIAAPKTKTKELSVQVTLMYVEIEKHEAVVEELVKGMDHKNPKIVSACVAATTQAMREFGHKVISPKPLIKKLAQLLSDRDKSVRDETKQLAIEMYRWIGPAMKTHIAALPQVTLKELEDEFDKLKGERAEASRYLKSQQEKQAKIADAAATEEAYNDDDAEGGAEEVDPMDLIDPVDILSKLPKDFYDKLEEKKWTLRKESLEVLEKLLTDNPKVEGGEFGTLVNALKKVITKDSNVVLVAMAGKCLGMLAKGLSKRFSTYASACVPALLEKFKEKKPNVVTALRDAMDAIYASTTLEAQQEYIVEALANKNPNVKSETAMFLARALTRTQPTAMNKKLIKLMVTSLLKTLNESDPTVRDNSAEALGTLMKLMGDKALGPLLTDVDPLKMAKIKECHDKAEIKVKVAAPKKAPARPATAPTGKTAVAPAKVNAGSLEPKAVARPATSGARKVLKKPTAAAAGAAGAGLAKSSSSKALATEREMSPEEVQEKADELLPAEILNGLGDANWKNRLAAVEQLLVEISSYDAKQPGISQILVRTISGRKPGLKETNFQVLKHKLDIIRCVAENYPLTIITVDNVVNEITEKLADAKNGGVAAEVLTALAESTKLEYVVSKVLSFAFEQKSPKVQSEAFNWMNKSILEFGFQLQPKMVIEDVRKGVQSTNPLVRGAAIQLVGTMTMYMGNALMIFFDGEKPALKSQIQAEFDKNLGEKPPRPIRGVKGRSAGGDGQDEEQDDEAAAEPEPINLADLLPRMDIAPQITEALLKEMSDKDWKTRNEGLNKLQLIISEARLIKPSIGDLAPALAHRLVDSNAKIAQTALSICEQLSTAMGAGCRAHVRALFPGFLHALGDNKSFVRAAALNCINSFGEQGGYKEFFESEMIADALKSGSPALKVEVWTWLAEKLPGLPPKSISKEELNTMVPHLYAHICDRNADVRKNANDAVLGIMIHLGFEAMSRALDKQKPASKKDIMAALEKARPNLPVKPLPKGKQQAPIADEPKKVVRSGGGAGAAQRQVANKAASAGADKAAAAASARKKDEDIDTSPLLAVNGIKNQRLIDEQKMRVLKWTFTTPRDEFTDLLRDQMTTANVNKALMANMFHDDFRYHLKVIEQLSEDLPNNSKALICNLDLILKWLTLRFYDTNPSVLIKGLEYLGQVFQMLVGIEYMMAENEGSSFVPHLLLKIGDPKDTVRNGVRRVLRQINLLYPFTKVFSYVMDGLKSKNARQRTECLDELNYLIENYGLNICQPSQQVALKEIARQISDRDNSVRNAALNCIVTGFFLAGEKIYKLIGQLSEKDLSMLDERIKRAKKTRKPTAEPTPSAAPVAAQIVQQESIEIEDAVANGCDELPPPDQECTFDQAPSVQLLQLKHQMQLQQQQAQQMRTSGPFGLDPQVMSEIEKDWVRVDQMNFKEYPSVDISLLFEPIKVIPTRDGFQYPQEKFDRLIARSRYMQQNQTTSPQSNATMVSGVSPYRSPMRIQEQQPQMDNNMPNLADVLPKHDPQLVKIIKAVSSNDTLKARAAINEITEIIESPEKQAVLRDYEELFIQNVLAQLKNLSQLPMSQSLVVYQPLLSILYTFFSANILGKTLSVACIKNLMSAMLYLLADQKLTSGDDSQYNKVINGICLKVLDKANFTNIYCALIRLLRETCPEAGLPKFTDLLMKCIWRNIKMLPERTNELNYDVVMMEVHEFMLALPSSWWQNRPSDTPLRTVKTIIHNMAKVKGNAILQHLNQIPAHSELHTYLIRILKNFQKDGTVPGTSGSPQRQLFPAKDMGSKRISHQTHDTVTQIFKLISDKDTKQQGLQKLYDFKQQNPDIDLSTFLQGASANFHKYIEEGLAEIERNQNTAPTQSLDNRTDVNNQNVVHEPEYWMDRLQNLMSKRNKTDGESNILDNKVADENLCLNAMNSQKASLIRREKPELSPNRLQHIQARLAQIKKENHAQ, encoded by the exons ATGGCTGAAGATACcgaatacaaaaaattgccCGTTGAGGAGCGTTGCGTGCACAAGCTATGGAAGGCACGTGTCGATGGATACGAGGAGGCGGCTAAGCTCTTTCGCGAGCTTGACGATGAAAAGTCTCCGGAGTGGTCCAAATATGCAGGGCTTATCAAGAAGATGATTGTTGATTCAAATGCGCTGGCTCAGGAAAAGGGCCTGGAGGCAGCCTTGATTTTTGTAGAGAACAGCGGCCTAGCTGGCCGCACTGTTGGGGATGTCATGACGGGCATTGTGCAAAAATGCATTGCTGCCCCGAAGACTAAGACAAAGGAATTATCCGTGCAGGTCACACTTATGTATGTGGAGATTGAAAAGCACGAGGCGGTGGTGGAGGAGCTGGTCAAAGGCATGGATCACAAAAATCCCAAAATAGTCTCAGCCTGTGTGGCAGCCACCACACAAGCGATGCGTGAATTCGGCCATAAAGTCATAAGCCCCAAGCCGCTCATTAAAAAGCTGGCGCAACTTTTGTCAGATCGAGATAAATCTGTGCGCGATGAGACTAAACAGTTGGCCATCGAAATGTATCGCTGGATTGGCCCTGCCATGAAGACACATATTGCTGCATTGCCACAAGTGACGCTCAAGGAGCTGGAGGATGAGTTTGATAAACTTAAGGGCGAGCGTGCGGAGGCCTCCAGATATTTGAAATCCCAGCAGGAGAAGCAGGCAAAGATTGCCGATGCCGCCGCCACTGAAGAAGCATATAATG ATGACGATGCTGAGGGTGGCGCTGAGGAAGTTGATCCCATGGATCTGATTGATCCAGTTGATATTCTCTCAAAGCTGCCCAAGGACTTCTACGACAAGCTGGAGGAGAAGAAATGGACGCTGCGCAAAGAATCGCTTGAAGTATTGGAAAAACTGCTCACAGATAATCCCAAAGTAGAGGGTGGTGAATTTGGCACGCTGGTCAATGCGCTGAAGAAAGTCATCACCAAAGATTCTAACGTTGTGCTGGTGGCCATGGCGGGCAAATGCCTTGGCATGCTGGCCAAAGGTCTCTCTAAGCGTTTCTCAACTTATGCTTCG GCTTGTGTACCTGCACTACTCGAGAAATTCAAGGAAAAGAAGCCAAATGTGGTCACTGCACTACGTGATGCCATGGATGCTATTTACGCATCTACCACACTGGAGGCACAGCAGGAATACATCGTAGAAGCGCTGGCCAATAAGAATCCCAATGTCAAGTCCGAGACGGCCATGTTTCTAGCGCGGGCACTTACCCGTACACAGCCCACGGCTATGAACAAAAAGCTGATTAAGTTGATGGTTACTTCACTGTTGAAAACACTGAATGAATCCGATCCCACGGTACGCGATAACAGCGCCGAGGCGCTCGGTACGCTGATGAAACTGATGGGCGACAAGGCGTTGGGTCCGCTGCTCACTGATGTGGATCCCTTGAAAATGGCCAAAATCAAGGAATGCCATGACAAAGcagaaattaaagttaaagtagCTGCACCCAAGAAGGCGCCAGCACGTCCTGCCACCGCACCAACAGGCAAGACCGCAGTAGCTCCTGCCAAGGTCAACGCTGGCAGCTTGGAGCCGAAAGCAGTGGCGCGTCCAGCCACTTCTGGTGCACGAAAGGTTTTGAAAAAGcccactgcagctgcagcaggagcCGCTGGCGCTGGTTTGGCTAAGTCTTCGAGCAGCAAGGCGCTGGCTACAGAGCGTGAAATGTCACCCGAAGAGGTGCAAGAGAAGGCAGATGAACTTCTGCCAGCTGAAATACTCAACGGCCTCGGCGATGCCAACTGGAAGAATCGTTTGGCAGCAGTGGAGCAGCTACTGGTAGAGATTAGCAGCTACGATGCCAAGCAGCCAGGAATTTCACAGATTCTAGTGCGCACTATTAGCGGACGCAAGCCTGGGCTCAAGGAAACAAACTTCCAAGTGCTGAAGCATAAGTTGGACATCATACGCTGCGTGGCCGAGAATTATCCTCTCACCATCATCACCGTGGACAATGTGGTAAATGAAATAACTGAGAAGCTGGCAGATGCCAAGAATGGAGGAGTCGCTGCGGAAGTGCTTACCGCTCTGGCCGAGTCCACCAAGCTAGAGTATGTGGTCAGCAAGGTCCTGAGTTTTGCCTTCGAGCAAAAGTCTCCCAAAGTGCAGTCGGAAGCATTCAACTGGATGAACAAATCCATTTTAGAGTTTGGCTTTCAGCTGCAGCCCAAAATGGTTATTGAAGATGTGCGCAAGGGTGTGCAGAGCACTAATCCACTCGTGCGTGGCGCTGCCATACAGCTGGTGGGCACAATGACCATGTACATGGGCAATGCACTCATGATATTTTTTGACGGCGAAAAGCCCGCGCTTAAGTCGCAAATCCAAGCTGAGTTTGATAAGAATCTTGGTGAGAAACCGCCCAGGCCTATAAGGGGCGTTAAAGGCAGATCTGCTGGTGGTGATGGGCAGGACGAAGAGCAGGATGATGAGGCTGCCGCAGAGCCAGAACCCATAAATCTAGCAGACTTGCTGCCACGAATGGACATTGCACCGCAAATCACAGAAGCGCTGCTCAAAGAAATGTCCGACAAGGATTGGAAAACGCGCAATGAGGGActcaacaagctgcagctgatcaTCAGTGAAGCCAGACTTATCAAACCAAGCATTGGTGATCTGGCGCCTGCCTTGGCACATCGTCTGGTTGACTCTAATGCCAAAATAGCGCAGACCGCGCTTTCGATTTGTGAACAACTGTCAACAGCCATGGGCGCTGGTTGTCGTGCTCATGTGCGCGCACTCTTTCCAGGATTTCTACATGCGCTTGGTGACAACAAGAGTTTTGTGCGTGCTGCGGCATTGAACTGCATTAATAGCTTTGGCGAGCAGGGCGGCTACAAGGAGTTTTTCGAAAGCGAAATGATTGCGGATGCTTTGAAGAGTGGGTCGCCAGCACTTAAGGTAGAAGTATGGACTTGGCTGGCCGAGAAGCTGCCTGGATTGCCACCAAAATCCATATCCAAGGAGGAGCTTAACACCATGGTGCCACATCTCTATGCGCACATTTGTGATCGCAATGCGGATGTGCGGAAGAATGCCAATGACGCAGTCTTGGGCATTATGATACATTTGGGCTTTGAAGCTATGTCACGTGCGCTGGACAAGCAAAAGCCCGCCTCCAAAAAGGACATAATGGCTGCCTTGGAGAAGGCACGTCCTAATTTACCAGTGAAGCCGTTACCCAAGGGCAAGCAACAGGCGCCAATCGCCGATGAGCCAAAGAAAGTGGTTCGCAGTGGTGGTGGCGCAGGGGCAGCCCAGAGGCAGGTCGCCAATAAAGCTGCCAGCGCTGGCGCcgacaaagcagcagctgcagcctcTGCGCGCAAAAAGGATGAGGATATAGACACTTCACCGCTACTGGCCGTGAATGGTATTAAGAATCAACGACTCATTGATGAACAGAAAATGCGCGTGCTTAAGTGGACATTCACCACGCCTCGTGATGAATTCACGGATTTGCTGCGCGATCAGATGACCACGGCGAATGTAAACAAGGCATTGATGGCCAACATGTTTCACGATGACTTTCG TTATCATTTGAAAGTTATTGAACAGTTAAGCGAGGATTTgccaaacaacagcaaagcattGATATGTAATCTGGATTTGATACTTAAGTGGCTGACACTGCGCTTCTACGATACGAACCCTTCTGTGTTAATTAAGGGTCTCGAATATCTAGGACAAGTGTTTCAGATGCTCGTCGGAATCGAGTACATGATGGCAGAGAACGAAGGCAGCAGCTTTGTGCCACATCTGTTGCTCAAA ATTGGTGATCCCAAGGATACTGTGCGCAATGGTGTGCGACGCGTGCTGCGGCAAATTAATCTGCTATATCCCTTCACTAAGGTCTTCTCTTATGTAATGGATGGTCTTAAGTCGAAGAATGCGCGACAGCGCACCGAGTGCTTGGATGAGCTCAACTATCTCATTGAAAACTATGGCCTAAACATTTGCCAGCCCTCACAGCAGGTGGCGCTCAAGGAAATCGCAAGGCAAATCTCAGATCGCGACAACTCAGTGCGTAATGCAGCGCTCAATTGCATTGTGACGGGTTTCTTTCTGGCCGGTGAGAAGATCTACAAGCTCATTGGCCAGTTGAGCGAGAAGGATCTGTCCATGTTGGATGAGCGCATCAAGCGTGCCAAAAAGACACGCAAGCCAACGGCAGAGCCAACCCCATCTGCTGCGCCAGTGGCAGCGCAAATTGTGCAACAGGAGAGCATTGAGATTGAAGATGCGGTGGCTAATGGCTGTGATGAGCTGCCGCCACCCGACCAAGAGTG CACATTTGATCAGGCGCCATcggtgcagctgctgcaactgaagcaccaaatgcaactgcaacagcagcaagcacagcaAATGCGCACGAGCGGTCCATTTGGACTGGATCCGCAGGTAATGTCTGAAATTGAAAAGGACTGGGTGCGTGTGGATCAAATGAATTTCAAGGAGTATCCCAGTGTGGACATCTCGCTGCTCTTTGAGCCAATTAAAGTAATACCAACGCGCGATGGCTTCCAGTATCCACAGGAGAAGTTTGATCGTCTTATAGCGCGTTCTCGttatatgcaacaaaatcaaacgaCATCACCACAATCAAATGCCACCATGGTCAGCGGTGTGTCGCCTTATCGCAGTCCAATGCGTATTCAAGAGCAACAACCACAGATGGACAACAATATGCCCAA CCTAGCCGATGTGCTGCCCAAGCATGATCCGCAACTGGTTAAGATTATCAAGGCAGTGAGCAGCAATGATACGCTGAAAGCGCGTGCTGCTATCAATGAAATCACGGAGATTATTGAATCGCCCGAGAAACAGGCCGTGTTGCGTGACTACGAGGAGCTATTCATACAGAATGTGCTGGCACAACTAAAG AATCTATCCCAGCTGCCCATGTCGCAGTCTTTGGTTGTTTACCAACCATTGCTGTCAATTTTGTACACATTCTTCAGTGCCAACATTTTGGGCAAAACGCTGAGCGTTGCCTGTATTAAGAATCTAATGTCAGCAATGCTATATCTGCTGGCTGATCAAAAGCTGACCAGCGGCGATGATAGTCAATACAACAAGGTTATCAATGGCATTTGTCTTAAAGTGCTGGACAAGGCTAACTTTACCAATATTTACTG CGCCTTGATTCGTTTGTTGCGTGAGACTTGTCCTGAGGCTGGCTTGCCAAAGTTCACGGACCTGCTTATGAAGTGCATTTGGCGTAATATCAAAATGTTGCCAGAACGCACGAATGAGCTCAACTACGACGTTGTCATGATGGAGGTGCACGAGTTTATGCTTGCCTTGCCCAGCAGCTGGTGGCAAAACAGACCCTCAGATACGCCTCTGCGTACAGTGAAAACTATAATACATAACATGGCCAAGGTGAAGGGCAATGCCATATTGCAGCATCTCAATCAAATACCTGCGCACTCGGAGCTGCACACCTACTTAATACGCATACTAAAG AATTTCCAGAAGGATGGCACTGTGCCTGGTACAAGCGGATCGCCGCAACGCCAGCTCTTCCCCGCCAAGGATATGGGCTCAAAGCGCATTAGTCATCAAACACATGATACTGTAACACAGATATTTAAACTAATCTCAGACAAGGATACCAAACAGCAGGGACTCCAAAAACTATACGACTTTAAG caacaaaatccaGACATTGATTTAAGCACCTTCCTGCAAGGTGCCAGCGCCAATTTTCACAAGTATATTGAGGAAGGACTCGCTGAGATTGAACGTAACCAGAACACAGCGCCCACGCAGTCACTCGACAATCGCACGG ATGTCAACAATCAGAATGTGGTACATGAGCCAGAGTACTGGATGGATCGTTTACAAAATCTAATGTCTAAGCGTAATAAGACAGACGGCGAGAGTAACATCTTGGATAACAAGGTGGCCGATGAGAATCTCTGCTTGAATGCCATGAACTCACAGAAGGCATCACTCATCAGACGAGAG aAACCCGAATTGTCGCCCAATCGCCTGCAGCATATACAGGCCAGGCTGGCGCAAATTAAAAAGGAGAATCATGCCCAATAA